The region AGAAGCTGACTTTATTTTGGCTGTACGAGCCAAATTGCCGTTAGAAGAGTTGAAGAAACTCTTTTTACAGCAGACCAAGATTTCATCGGTTGAGAAAATTCGTGAGCTTATTTCATTGCAACTTCCTGGTGTTGGGCTGACTCCCTTGCCGGTTGCGCCAAGGCAGTTGCCTTATCACGCAGGTTACACCTATTTTCAGTTAGATCGCAGCAGTAAATCATGGGAAATGCTCAATAATTCTACTGGATTTGCTTTCCATGTGGCGGGTGATTTTCCAGAGCTTGAGCTGCAATTTTGGGCCATAAGGAATTAATGCGATGAAACCTCAAAAAAAACCGCTAACAGAGCAACAGTTAGACGATGTCTTGTTTGATGAAGCACGTAATATTGATGCAGATAAAGAATATTGGTTTCAATTACGTGGTGATAACATTAACCCTTTGATTGATGCCGCTGCACCATTGATGGGCATGGTTTTTAGAGTGAGAAAACTGGCCGAATTGGCGGATGTTGACAAGCTTTACCACAACAGTGTCGATGATATTACCGCGATTGAAGCTGAATTGATTGAGCTCGGATATGATCGAGCGATTATTCTGGCTTATCGTTATGTGTTGTGCTGTTTTATTGATGAAGCGGTCATGAATACCCCTTGGGGATCAGACAGTATGTGGGCTGAACATTCTTTGCTTACGCGTTTTCATAATGAAACGTGGGGCGGTGAAAAAGTGTTCAGCATTCTACAACGTTTAGAAACAGAAGCGCTGACGTATAAAGAGCTACTTGAATTTATCTATCTCTGTTTTTGTTTAGGTTTTGAGGGGCGCTATAAAGTGATGGCCAATGGTAAAGAAGAGTTCGATAAGATCATTAATCGTCTTTACGAAACTTTAAGGCACCTAAAGGATGAAGAGCCAGAACTGTTAACCAGTGCGACAGAACATGTGGTGAACACTAAATTTCAAATCGGTAGGCAAATGCCTATTTGGACTGTTTTTGCGGGTTTTTCTGTGGCGTTAAGCGTGATTTTTATTTTTTATTCTGTTTCGTTGGCCAATAAATCAGCGGGTGTGTTAGACAAACTTTTCCAGATCTTAAATTAAGGATATTTTATGATCCGTATTGAATTAAGTACGCTTATTACAAAACTAAACCCTATCAGTAAGTTGGCTATGGAAGAAGCTGCTTCCTTGTGTATTGGAAGGCGCAACGAAGAAATTACGCTATCGCACTTCTTGTACAGTTTATTAGATAATCCTCTTAGTGATCTTAGGGTACTGCTGAAGCACTCAAGTTGTGACTTAAGCGAATTCAAATCGATACTTGGCAATACCTTACCCAGAGGAGAAAGCTTGGATACCTATCCGTCTTTTTCACCTTTATTGGTTGAGTTATTGCAAGATGCATGGTTGCTGTCTACCACCGAATTAGCGCAGACTGAGCTGAGAAGTGGTGCGGTTTTACTGGCTGCATTAATGCATTCAAATCGTTATTTACCTATTGAACTGGTCAATTTCTTCAGTGACATTAATCGTGAAACTTGGCGTAAAAATTTCAGCATTTTAACCTCCACATCGTCGGAATCTGCAGCTAATTCGACACAGGGTGACAAGGCATCCAGTGCACCGACTCAAGCATCAGCCAATAGCGCTTTAGACAAGTTTACCACTAACTTTACTCAATTTGCCCAAGACGGTGAATTGGATCCGGTACTGTGTCGTGATGATGAGATCAATCTCATGATCGATATTTTGTGTCGCCGTCGTAAGAATAATCCGATCGTTGTCGGTGACGCTGGTGTCGGTAAAAGTGCTGTCGTTGAGGGACTGGCACTGCGAATTGTTGCTGAAAAAGTGCCTGATTCTTTAAAGGGAGTGCAACTGCTGTCTTTGGATTTGGGACTGCTGCAGGCTGGGGCTTCAGTCAAGGGAGAGTTTGAAAAGCGTCTTAAAGGTGTCATTGATGAAGTGAAAAGCTCGGCGATACCCATTATTTTGTTTATTGATGAAGCGCATACCCTCATCGGTGCTGGTAACCAAGAAGGTGGTGGTGACGCGGCGAATTTACTCAAACCGGCACTGGCTCGAGGTGAATTACGCACCATAGGGGCAACGACTTGGAAAGAATATAAAAAATATTTTGAAAAAGATCCTGCACTTACTCGACGTTTTCAACTCGTCAAGCTTGACGAACCGACAGCAGAACAAGCGGTCACTATCCTGCGTGGATTACACAGTGTGTATGAGTCTGCGCATCAGGTTTTGATCCAAGATTGTGCGTTAAAAGCGGCAGCGCATCTGTCGAATCGTTACTTGTCAGGTCGTCAATTGCCAGACAAAGCCATTGATGTGTTAGATACTGCTTGTGCGCGTATTGCCATTAACCTTACTTCACCGCCAAGAAGGCTATCTGAACTTGAGGGAGTGATCCATCAAACAGAGGTTGAGATGTCCCTATTGCTAAGGCAAACGGCGATAGGTCAAACGGTCGATACTGAGTATTTAGCTGAGCTTGAAGAGATCACAAGCAATGCTTCACAAGAGTATCAAACACTCGAGTCTTTGTGGCAACAGCAACAAACCATTGTTCATAAGATTATCGCCTGTCGTAGCGAGATTTTAGCCGATGATGATATTGACAGAGATCTTGAGGCATTGCGTCATGAATTACAGTCCATGGAGTTATCACTGGCAGAGATAAGTGTGGATAACACGTTAATCATTCCTCAGGTTGATGAACAGCAAATTGCTTCTGTGATAGCTGATTGGACCGGTGTGCCCGTTGAGCAGATGAACAGTGATGAGTTACATAAAATTACCCATTTACCACAATTGTTGGGTGAATCACTTAAAGGTCAAGATATTGCCATTTCACGTCTACATAAGAATATGTTGACTGCACGAGCAGACTTACGTAAAGCAGGGCGCCCTAAAGGAGCATTTTTACTTGTTGGTCCCAGTGGTGTCGGAAAAACTGAGACAGTGATCCAAATTGCGGAGCAACTCTATGGTGGTAAGCAGTTCCTGACGACCATCAATATGTCAGAATACCAAGAGAAACACACAGTATCACGTTTGATTGGCTCGCCTCCAGGTTATGTGGGCTATGGAGAAGGCGGAGTATTAACCGAATCCATTCGTAAAATGCCTTATTCAATTGTGTTACTCGATGAAGTTGAAAAAGCGCATCCAGATGTATTGAATCTGTTTTACCAAGCGTTTGATAAAGGTGAGTTGGCTGATGGAGAAGGCCGTTTAATTGATTGCCAGAATATTTTGTTTTTCTTAACCTCTAATCTTGGCTATCAAACCATCGTCGATAACGCTGAGACGCCAGAGCTTATCGAAACACAATTGTACCCAGAATTGGCCAGTTTCTTTAAACCTGCTCTGTTGGCGCGTATGGAAGTTGTGCCTTATTTGCCGCTTGGAGAAGCCGTATTACGGCAAATTATCGAGGCCAAATTAACGGCGCTAACATCGCGACTTGCATTACGATACAAGGCGGACGTTTTCTGTTCTGAAGCGCTTACTGATGAAATTATCCGACGTACAACACGCACTGAAAATGGGGCTCGTATGTTAGAAGCGATCATTGACGGGCAAATGTTACCTCCTATCGCCTTAGCATTGCTTAATAAATTGGCTAATAAGGAGCCTGTATTCAGTATCAAACTGGGCTGTATTGACGGTGAGTTTGTTGGAGAGGTCTGTTAGTGAGCACGGGGCAGTGGTTACAACAAACATCAAATTTGATTGCATGTGATCAAGTCAATGATGTGATTGATCAATTTATGCAGACGTTACAAGAAGAGCTAGAGTTAACGAACTCGCTTTTTTTAACACTGTCTGTTGATGGTCGTCAGCTTGTTACGTCTGCTTTTCAATCCACAGGTTTGTTGCACATTAATGATCGAACAAGCTGGAATGTCAGTGACTTCCAGCATCCATTTGCCCATGTATTGCATGCCGGAAAACCTATGGTGTTGGATTATTACAGCTTGGCTTACTGGCGTGATAACAGTGAGTTTAAGGCATTTGTCTCAGGGATCCCTAAAGAGATGAGTTTACTCTTATATCCTTTGAAACAAAATCAGCA is a window of Shewanella sp. VB17 DNA encoding:
- the icmH gene encoding type IVB secretion system protein IcmH/DotU, with amino-acid sequence MKPQKKPLTEQQLDDVLFDEARNIDADKEYWFQLRGDNINPLIDAAAPLMGMVFRVRKLAELADVDKLYHNSVDDITAIEAELIELGYDRAIILAYRYVLCCFIDEAVMNTPWGSDSMWAEHSLLTRFHNETWGGEKVFSILQRLETEALTYKELLEFIYLCFCLGFEGRYKVMANGKEEFDKIINRLYETLRHLKDEEPELLTSATEHVVNTKFQIGRQMPIWTVFAGFSVALSVIFIFYSVSLANKSAGVLDKLFQILN
- the tssH gene encoding type VI secretion system ATPase TssH, whose amino-acid sequence is MIRIELSTLITKLNPISKLAMEEAASLCIGRRNEEITLSHFLYSLLDNPLSDLRVLLKHSSCDLSEFKSILGNTLPRGESLDTYPSFSPLLVELLQDAWLLSTTELAQTELRSGAVLLAALMHSNRYLPIELVNFFSDINRETWRKNFSILTSTSSESAANSTQGDKASSAPTQASANSALDKFTTNFTQFAQDGELDPVLCRDDEINLMIDILCRRRKNNPIVVGDAGVGKSAVVEGLALRIVAEKVPDSLKGVQLLSLDLGLLQAGASVKGEFEKRLKGVIDEVKSSAIPIILFIDEAHTLIGAGNQEGGGDAANLLKPALARGELRTIGATTWKEYKKYFEKDPALTRRFQLVKLDEPTAEQAVTILRGLHSVYESAHQVLIQDCALKAAAHLSNRYLSGRQLPDKAIDVLDTACARIAINLTSPPRRLSELEGVIHQTEVEMSLLLRQTAIGQTVDTEYLAELEEITSNASQEYQTLESLWQQQQTIVHKIIACRSEILADDDIDRDLEALRHELQSMELSLAEISVDNTLIIPQVDEQQIASVIADWTGVPVEQMNSDELHKITHLPQLLGESLKGQDIAISRLHKNMLTARADLRKAGRPKGAFLLVGPSGVGKTETVIQIAEQLYGGKQFLTTINMSEYQEKHTVSRLIGSPPGYVGYGEGGVLTESIRKMPYSIVLLDEVEKAHPDVLNLFYQAFDKGELADGEGRLIDCQNILFFLTSNLGYQTIVDNAETPELIETQLYPELASFFKPALLARMEVVPYLPLGEAVLRQIIEAKLTALTSRLALRYKADVFCSEALTDEIIRRTTRTENGARMLEAIIDGQMLPPIALALLNKLANKEPVFSIKLGCIDGEFVGEVC